The Drosophila ananassae strain 14024-0371.13 unplaced genomic scaffold, ASM1763931v2 tig00000123, whole genome shotgun sequence genome window below encodes:
- the LOC116655446 gene encoding protein no-on-transient A-like yields the protein MTAKSISVTALLGFPNKSSASACLRLCNEKCFFLTRSLRPCLVEPMEVNDDNAGFKEKALNEEMPEFSNERSIGLRFADINSVEHKYGSRWKQLHDNKKSKLGDLNRVLNMEEEKLEIEMETELLQQDFAEDVRRRSRKRVRTELWTCANNLKPPFG from the exons ATGACCGCGAAAAGCATCTCGGTGACCGCATTGTTGGGTTTTCCTAATAAGTCATCGGCTAGTGCTTGTCTTCGTTTGTGCAACGAGAAATGTTTCTTTTTGACTAGGTCACTTCGACCCTGTCTGGTAGAACCGATGGAGGTTAATGACGATAATGCAGGGTTTAAGGAGAAGGCGTTGAACGAGGAGATGCCAGAGTTCAGCAATGAACGTAGCATTGGTCTCAGATTTGCAGATATCAACTCGGTAGAGCATAAGTACGGATCGCGGTGGAAGCAGTTACATGATAACAAAAAGAGTAAGCTGGGTGATCTTAATCGCGTGCTTAATATGGAAGAGGAGAAGTTAGAGATTGAAATGGAAACAGAGCTCCTGCAACAAG attttgcagAAGACGTAAGAAGACGGAGTAGGAAACGCGTGAGAACGGAGCTGTGGACATGCGCAAACAATTTGAAACCACCCTTTGgataa